The window ATTTCAGTTGACAGTCAGGGCAATCCTTATATCTCTTATCTGGATTACTCCTACATGAATTCTAACAGCGGTATGAAGATCGCCTTCTACGATCCTTCTCTTTATACTACTACCGCCAGGGACTTTAATGGGAAAGACCTGACCGGTTGGGAAACCTTGAATGCCCCCATGAACTTCCAGGTTCGGGATGTACGAACCAGCATAGAAAACGTAACGACACCTACAGCTATCGCAAACCAGTTCTGGAAGGCGGCTGTCGGATATTCCTCCGGGGATAAGTTCCGTATTGCGTACTTTATCAAACCGGAACAACCGTAAGAGGAATATTGGTTAGATGAAGTAACAGTTTTAAAAAATAAAAGCCGGAGAGTATTACTCTCCGGCTTTTACTCTGGATCGCAATGTATTTGGCATATAGGGGAAATATTGAGTAGTAAAAGAACCAGTAATAAATATAGCAGCAAAAAGAAAATTTTTAAAACGAAGCTTTTGCTTTTGATTGTTGGTATTTTTGTTCTCGTTATTGGAAGCATTCTTTTTTTCTATCCCAAAAAGAATGCAAAAACGACAAACGTTGTTTGGTATGTTGATGAGGGCATTGCAACGAATTGGGAGAAAATACTTGCAGAGGCTCCTAAAGAGTTTGCTCCTTACCATAAAGAGGGAAGTGTAAAAATATTAGGCAGTGAAACACCGATTCCTGCTGATGCCTCCGGTTTTGTTGTTACTACCAAAAGACTTGCAGGGGTACAATTAAAAAATAATCAGGGCAGTGAACAAAATTCAGCTTCAAAAGAAGAGCTCCCAATAATCTTTGCTTACGAGAGGCTTGCCCGTACACGGAGGTATGGAGACGCTTATGTGCTTGCGTTGGATCCCTGGTTTATATTCAATAAACGTACTACTCCGTCCTTAACTCGCGAGCGGATAATAGCTCCTGATCAGAGCAATCTTGGCGGGCTTCTTCTTCTTCCCGGCAGGGATCAAAAAGCGGTAAGTTCATGGACCGCTCGGCTTTTACAGGAAAGCCCGGGGCGCTTTATTCAAGACAAAGCAATGTGGAATGAAGTTAGAAGAAACCTGTTCCAAACTGGGGCTTTTCAAGATGGTGGGTTTTCATATAGTTGGAATGAAGTAATCTTTACGCTTTTGGGTAACACAGAATGTTGGGTTTACGCACCGGTTAGTCGTTTACGTACCTTGCCTGATTACCGGACTACACAGATTGAAGCTTTTGTTTTTCCTGAGCCTGGCGATAGTTTTGGTTTGCAGGCAGAATTATTATGGCTTATTCCTTTTGGACTAGATAACGCCGGAGATACTAAAAATCTCTTGGACTGGCTTAATTCTGCAGAAGCTCAATCAGTTATTGCTGCTGTTACAACCTGGATACCTGCTCACCCTGATTGTCCCCCATATAATCCTGTGGCCCAAACTGCCCGCATTGCATGGCTTACCTCTTCTTTTGTGTGGGAGTTTACAGAATAGTAGCAACTGTATTTCTTTGAAGCAATTCGACTATGTTGTTTGCTGAATGGAACCAGGAAGAAGCCCTGGAATACCGGTACAACGAAGGCCGGGAAGAGGGCCGGGCCGAAAGCCACAGGGAAGATGCCAGGAATTTTCTTTCCATGGGAATCGAGCCGGAGAAGGTAGCGCAGGGAACCGGTCTCCCGCTTGAAATTGTCAAGGAATTGGCTTTGACGATAGGGACAAAAACGGCGAGGAAATAAGGCCAAAAATTTCGTATAGGTAAACCGCGAATTGCTGCCGGGATTCTCCATGAAAATGTCAAAAATGTGCAAGGTCTGTGACCCCTCTTTAAAAAAATAAAATAGTTTCGTATAATGAAAAAAAGGGCTTTGAATGAATAAAGTATTAAAAGAAAAAATCATGGAAGCCTTCTCATCGGTGCTGCCAATCACGGCGATTGTGATCATTGCAAGCATTATCTTTGTGCCCATGTCTGCGGGCATCATCATAATGTTCATAGTCGGCGCTGCATTGCTCATCATCGGTATGGGGTTCTTTACCCTTGGGGCTGATATGGCTATGATGCCTATGGGCGAAGGCATAGGAGCGCAGCTCACCAAAGGGCAGAATATGCTTCTGGCTGTGGGTATCAGCTTTTTGATGGGCGTTATCATCACCATTGCTGAACCGGACCTCATGGTGCTGGCATTGCAGCTTGCCAAATCACTTAACATCTGGGTACTGATTATCACGGTGGGCCTGGGTGTTGGCATATTCATGGCCATAGCGGTATTGCGTGTAATTATCGGCGTGCCCCTGCGCTTCCTCTTACTGTTTTTCTATGGAATCACCTTCGCGCTGGCCTTCTATATGACGAAGAATGGCAATACAGCCTTTGTCCCGGTGTCTTTTGATTCCGGCGGCGTAACGACAGGCCCGATTACTGTCCCGTTTATGCTGGCTATGTGCGTCGGCGTCGCGTCCCTCCGGGGCGACAAAAGCGCCAAAAACGACAGTTTCGGCTTTGTTGCTTTGTGCAGCATAGGCCCCATAATATCGGTGATGGCCCTCGGCGTGGTCCTGCAAATCACCAATGTGCCGCCGAACAGCCTTCCCGAAGAGGAGATTACCGCTATTGCGGGTTACACCGACCGCGATGTGTTTGAAGCCTTTCTCTTCGAATTTCCCGATACGATCAAAAATGTGGGTACTGCCCTTGGGGCAATTCTGGTATTCTTCTTCATATTCCAGCTGATTACCCGGCGTTTCCATAGGCACCAACTCGTCAGGATACTCGTAGGCTTTGTCTACACCTTCATAGGACTCGTGGTATTCCTCACCGGAGTGGATGTGGGCTTTATCCCTGTGGGAAGCCTCTTCGGCAGCGAACTTGGCGCATCCCCCATCAAGTGGGTGCTGATCCCCCTCAGCATGGTCATAGGCTACTTCATTGTGGCTGCGGAGCCTGCGGTGCATGTTTTGAACAAGCAGGTTGAGGAGGTTTCGCAGGGCGCTATCACCCAAAAAGTCATGGCCAAGGCCCTCGCTATTGGCATGGCTCTTGCCTTGGGCATAGCCATGGTGCGCATCCTTTTCAATATCAGCATTCTATACATTCTCGTCCCAGGCTATGCATTCGCCTTGCTGCTTACCTTCTTTGTCCCGCCGATTTTTACTGGTATAGCTTTTGACTCGGGCGGCGTATGTTCGGGCCCCATGACCAGCACCTTCCTGCTGCCCTTTGCCATAGGCGCCTGCGCGACGGCCGGGCACATGGATGATGCCTTCGGCATTGTGGCCATGGTAGCCATGACCCCCCTGGTAGTAGTCCAGCTTTTGGGCCTGGTATTTAGCTTCAAGCAGAAGAAGCTTGCCGCGTCCCAGCTGGAACAGAAGGCCGATACTATTGGCGGCGTAAGCGAGGACGAAGCAGGGCACATCACGGTATTCGAGGAGGGGCCCGCTTATGGCTAAGAACAAAACCGGCGGCTTCAAATTCCCCTTTAAGCTCCCGATCTTCAGGAAATTCGGGCATGATGAAAAACCAGCGGAGCAGGCCCAGAATGTCGATAAATCCCCGCCACTGCTAAAATTGGTGTTCTTTATCGTGGATTGGAGCAAAACTCAGATTATTTCCAATGTTTTTGAAGAGGAAAAGGTACGTTTCCATTTTATCAGCAAGGCTACGGGGACTGCCCGCACCGAGATACTCGACCTTCTGGGCATAGGGTCCAGCGAGAAGGCGCTGGTGCTCTGCCTGGAGCAGGAAGTCCTGGTGCCGGTGCTTTTAAAGGAAGTCCGCAAGAAGCTGGGTTTTCATAATCCCGGCGCGGGCATTGCCTTTACTGTCCCCCTTTCGGGAATCAATACGCCCCTGCTCAGGGTTTTTAAAGAAAGCATACACCAGAACGAAAAAATCGTCTTTGAAAAGCAAGGAGGGGCCCCCATGGCTGCCGAAACCAAATCTGAAATCAACAACGATCTTATTATTGCCGTCATCAACCGCGGCTACAGCGAAGAATTCATGACCGCAGCCCGGGAGGCAGGCGCTATAGGCGGCACAGTGATAGATGCCCGGGGTCTTTCCCACGAGGGGCCTGTGAAATTCTTCGGCGTCTCGGTGCAGGATGAAAAGGAGGTAGTCCTCATTCTTACGAACAGGGAAAAGAAAGTGCCCATCATGCAGGCGGTTAGCCAGACCTGCGGGCTTGCCTCCAAAGCAGAAGGCCTTGTCTTCGCTCTGCCGGTGGACAGCGTCCTTGGCCTTAGCTTCGAATAGGTCTTTACTTTTTATTTGATTTAAGCAAAACTGATATCTGGTTCATGAAACTTTAAGGAGAAAAATATGAAGAAAATTTCCGTCCTTTGTTTGGTTGCATTGACAGTCTTTTTTGCACTGTCCTGCAAAACCGCCCCGTCGTCGTCATCCCCAAAAATTGAAGGTGATGTAACCCAGGAAAAAGTGAATACCGCCCTGGAGCAGATCTATGACACCTATAGGACCAAGTTGATCTTTACAGATGCCCAGGATTACACCGTTAAATCGGGGGATTCCCTATCCCAGATTACCCGTACCTATTACGGCAAACTGACAGGCGTAGGGGAAGCCGGCCCCAGCAACGGGTTCTATTTCCCTGTTATCATGCTGGCTTCTGACAGCCACATCGTCGATCCTGACCTTATCGAACCCGGGATGAAGCTCAAGGTAGTGGATCTTCAAAAGAACCTGGCCAATCCTGTTTCCAGGCAAGCCATCAAAGATTGCCTCAACGATGTAGCCTATGTTTACAACAAGAAAGGCGTAACAGCAACAGAAGACGGCCTCAAGAAACTGGCAAATTCTCTTTAATCCCGGTAAAAGGGCAGGTGTCTCATGGAAGAGCGGCGTTATTTTTTTACGTCTGAATCTGTAGGCGAAGGGCATCCTGACAAGCTCTGCGATCAGGTTTCCGACGCAATCCTGGATGCCTGCATTGGCAAGGATCCCCAAAGCCGCGTCGCGTGCGAGACCTTTGCCTCCACTTCCCTCGTGCTCGTGGGGGGGGAGATCACTACCGATACATTTGTGGATTTTCAGACTGTAGTGCGGGAGGTGGTCAAAAACATTGGCTACACCGACCCCGCCTACGGCCTTGACTACCAGTCGATGGCTGTTCTCGACATGATCCACAGCCAGTCCCCGGACATCAGCCAGGGGGTTTCGGGCACGGGCCTTGACGAATACAAAGGCCAGCAGGGCGCAGGGGATCAGGGCATGATGTTCGGTTTTGCCTGCAACGAAACTGAAGAGTTCATGCCCCTCCCAATTACCCTGGCTCACAAGCTCCTCAATAAAGCCACTGAACTCCGCAAGAACAAAACCCTCAAGTGGCTACGCCCCGATGCGAAGAGCCAGGTGACCGTCGAATATGAAGGCCACAAGCCGATTCGCATTGATGCGGTGGTGGTATCCCATCAGCATGACCCTGAAATCGCTTATGATGAATTAAAAGCCGAAATCATCGGGAAAATCATAAAGCCCATACTTGAACCCACAGGTCTGCTCGATGTAAACACCAAGTACTACATCAATCCCACAGGCCGTTTCGTGACAGGCGGCCCTTTTGGCGACACGGGCCTCACGGGCCGCAAGATTATCGTGGACACCTACGGCGGCATGGGTCGCCACGGCGGCGGTGCTTTTTCGGGCAAAGATCCCACCAAGGTTGACCGTTCAGCCGCGTATATGGCCCGCTATGTCGCCAAGAACATCGTTGCTGCGGGCCTGGCCGAACGCTGCGAAGTCGAGCTTGCCTATGCCATCGGCGTCCCCTTCCCGGTCTCGGTCATGGCGGACACCTTTGGCACTGCCAAAATCAGCGAGCAGCACATCGAAGACGCGGTAAAGAAAATCTTCGACCTTACCCCTGCGGGCATTATCAAGACCCTGGATCTCCGCCGCCCCATCTATCAGAGGACCGCCTCCTATGGGCACTTTGGTCGTTCCGAATTCCCCTGGGAAAAAACCGACAAGGCAGCGGAGCTCAAGAACACGGTGAAATAAAACTGAACACAGCCCTTCTTCGCCAATCCATACACGCCGCAGCCGAAACCAGCTTTTCCAGATCCGGCGGTCCCGGCGGGCAGAATGTCAACAAGGTCAGCACCAAGGTAACGCTGCGTCTTTTTTTAAGCGATCTCCTGGGCCTTTCCGAAGCAGAGCTGCACCACCTCCGGGAAACCCTGGGCTCCCGTCTCTCGGGCGAGACCAACGATGAACTCGTCATTGCCGCAAGCGAAGAGCGCTCCCAGCACACCAACCTTGAACGGGCCTATGCCCGCGCCGAGGCCCTTATCGCTTCGTCAGCCAGCCTCCCCAAGCGCCGGCGCCCCACCAAGCCCTCCAAAGCGGCCCGCGAAAGGCGACTCAACTCCAAGCATATGCGCGGCCACCTGAAGGCGGACAGGAAGCCTGCCCTGGACGATTGAATTTCCGCTTTTAAGCAGGTTTCACCCCGAATTTTTCCATATCGACCTTGCCTGCCTTTGACACCGCAACCCCCTCGGAACGAAGCAGGGCCGTCTGCTCTTCCCTCCCGGCGCAGCTCTCCAGGGCAATGAACCCATCGGCCCTGATAATGCGCTGCCAGGGCAGATGCTGGCTTTCGGACATGGAGTGGAGGATGCGGACAACCTGGCGGGCCCCGTTCCGGAGGCCGGCCGCAATGCCCACATCGCGGTAGCAGGAGACCTTCCCCGCAGGAACCGCGCGTATGGCTTCGATA is drawn from Leadbettera azotonutricia ZAS-9 and contains these coding sequences:
- the arfB gene encoding alternative ribosome rescue aminoacyl-tRNA hydrolase ArfB is translated as MHAAAETSFSRSGGPGGQNVNKVSTKVTLRLFLSDLLGLSEAELHHLRETLGSRLSGETNDELVIAASEERSQHTNLERAYARAEALIASSASLPKRRRPTKPSKAARERRLNSKHMRGHLKADRKPALDD
- a CDS encoding MGMT family protein, giving the protein MTESTRRIIEAIRAVPAGKVSCYRDVGIAAGLRNGARQVVRILHSMSESQHLPWQRIIRADGFIALESCAGREEQTALLRSEGVAVSKAGKVDMEKFGVKPA
- the metK gene encoding methionine adenosyltransferase, with product MEERRYFFTSESVGEGHPDKLCDQVSDAILDACIGKDPQSRVACETFASTSLVLVGGEITTDTFVDFQTVVREVVKNIGYTDPAYGLDYQSMAVLDMIHSQSPDISQGVSGTGLDEYKGQQGAGDQGMMFGFACNETEEFMPLPITLAHKLLNKATELRKNKTLKWLRPDAKSQVTVEYEGHKPIRIDAVVVSHQHDPEIAYDELKAEIIGKIIKPILEPTGLLDVNTKYYINPTGRFVTGGPFGDTGLTGRKIIVDTYGGMGRHGGGAFSGKDPTKVDRSAAYMARYVAKNIVAAGLAERCEVELAYAIGVPFPVSVMADTFGTAKISEQHIEDAVKKIFDLTPAGIIKTLDLRRPIYQRTASYGHFGRSEFPWEKTDKAAELKNTVK
- a CDS encoding DUF1538 domain-containing protein, with the translated sequence MNKVLKEKIMEAFSSVLPITAIVIIASIIFVPMSAGIIIMFIVGAALLIIGMGFFTLGADMAMMPMGEGIGAQLTKGQNMLLAVGISFLMGVIITIAEPDLMVLALQLAKSLNIWVLIITVGLGVGIFMAIAVLRVIIGVPLRFLLLFFYGITFALAFYMTKNGNTAFVPVSFDSGGVTTGPITVPFMLAMCVGVASLRGDKSAKNDSFGFVALCSIGPIISVMALGVVLQITNVPPNSLPEEEITAIAGYTDRDVFEAFLFEFPDTIKNVGTALGAILVFFFIFQLITRRFHRHQLVRILVGFVYTFIGLVVFLTGVDVGFIPVGSLFGSELGASPIKWVLIPLSMVIGYFIVAAEPAVHVLNKQVEEVSQGAITQKVMAKALAIGMALALGIAMVRILFNISILYILVPGYAFALLLTFFVPPIFTGIAFDSGGVCSGPMTSTFLLPFAIGACATAGHMDDAFGIVAMVAMTPLVVVQLLGLVFSFKQKKLAASQLEQKADTIGGVSEDEAGHITVFEEGPAYG
- a CDS encoding LysM peptidoglycan-binding domain-containing protein, giving the protein MKKISVLCLVALTVFFALSCKTAPSSSSPKIEGDVTQEKVNTALEQIYDTYRTKLIFTDAQDYTVKSGDSLSQITRTYYGKLTGVGEAGPSNGFYFPVIMLASDSHIVDPDLIEPGMKLKVVDLQKNLANPVSRQAIKDCLNDVAYVYNKKGVTATEDGLKKLANSL